The following coding sequences are from one Pusillimonas sp. DMV24BSW_D window:
- a CDS encoding aconitate hydratase produces the protein MTHPNSFDAKQTLKVGNDSYEIYRLDAVKGSGLNVSSLPYSLKILLENLLRTENGSDVTADDIRALAGWDESAQPNREIAFTPARVVLQDFTGVPAVVDLATMREAVKDLGGDPTKINPLAPVELVIDHSVIVDVFGQKTAFEQNVEIEYKRNLERYQFLRWGQNAFENFKVVPPGTGIVHQVNLEHLSRVVFTKDQNGTKQAYPDTCVGTDSHTPMVNGLGIVAWGVGGIEAEAAMLGQPISMLIPRVVGFKLTGSLPEGTTATDLVLTITEMLRKHRVVGKFVEFYGPGVASVPLANRATIGNMSPEYGSTIAIFPIDDETLNYMRLTGRSNEQIALVEAYAKEQGLWHDPNAQPRYSETLELDLSTVVPSIAGPKRPQDRIALTDSKSSFRSALSSYVELPGGKPVGYDKAVAESFPASDPPAQDSKTARAPTPTDHTEHAETNPAADSAPVKFADGTECRINHGAVVIAAITSCTNTSNPAVMIAAALLAKKAVEKGLKRKPWVKTSLAPGSRVVTDYYERAGLTPYLNELGFNLVGYGCTTCIGNSGPLIPEVSETITKNDLSVASVLSGNRNFEGRIHPEVKMNYLMSPPLVVAYALAGTMDLDMYREPIGRDHDGKDVYLKDIWPSTSEVQAVIDQAIAEDMYATGYRDVFAGDERWQALPTPSGQLFDWDTHSTYVRKPPYFENMPRRPGAVSDIKNARVLALLGDSVTTDHISPAGSIAKNSPAAQYLKEHGVEPADFNSYGSRRGNHEVMIRGTFANVRLRNQLAPETEGGYTRDFTRTEGPVTTIYDASRNYLQANTPLVILAGKEYGSGSSRDWAAKGTVLLGVRAVIAESYERIHRSNLLGMGVLPLQFPDGQSVETLGLTGEENFDISGIEALNTDTIPKTVTVKAGNVEFEAIVRIDTPSEAQYYRNGGIMQYVLRNLLD, from the coding sequence ATGACACATCCGAACAGCTTCGATGCCAAACAAACATTAAAAGTTGGCAACGATTCCTACGAAATTTATCGGCTGGATGCCGTCAAGGGAAGCGGACTCAATGTCTCCAGCCTTCCATACAGTTTAAAAATCCTTCTCGAGAATTTATTACGCACCGAAAACGGTTCAGACGTAACGGCAGACGATATTCGCGCACTGGCTGGATGGGACGAGAGTGCGCAGCCCAACCGCGAAATTGCATTTACGCCGGCACGTGTTGTTTTACAAGACTTCACTGGTGTGCCGGCGGTGGTCGACCTGGCCACCATGCGCGAAGCAGTAAAAGACTTAGGCGGCGACCCTACCAAAATTAATCCTCTGGCACCGGTTGAACTGGTCATTGACCACTCGGTAATTGTTGACGTGTTCGGGCAAAAAACCGCCTTTGAGCAGAACGTTGAAATTGAATACAAGCGCAACCTTGAGCGTTATCAATTTCTGCGCTGGGGCCAAAATGCTTTCGAGAACTTTAAAGTTGTACCGCCGGGCACGGGCATTGTTCACCAGGTAAACCTCGAACACTTATCCCGAGTGGTCTTTACCAAAGACCAAAACGGCACTAAACAAGCCTACCCCGACACCTGTGTTGGTACCGATTCGCACACGCCTATGGTAAACGGCCTGGGCATCGTTGCATGGGGTGTGGGCGGCATTGAGGCCGAAGCCGCCATGCTGGGCCAACCCATTTCCATGCTTATCCCGCGCGTTGTCGGCTTCAAGCTGACCGGTTCACTACCCGAAGGCACCACCGCCACCGACTTGGTTTTAACCATTACCGAAATGCTGCGCAAACATCGCGTCGTTGGGAAATTCGTTGAGTTTTACGGACCGGGAGTAGCGTCGGTACCCCTGGCTAATCGGGCCACCATCGGCAACATGAGTCCGGAATACGGCTCAACCATTGCTATCTTCCCGATCGACGACGAAACCCTTAACTATATGCGCCTTACCGGCCGGAGCAATGAACAAATTGCGTTGGTGGAGGCTTATGCGAAAGAGCAAGGGCTATGGCACGACCCCAATGCGCAGCCACGCTACTCTGAAACACTGGAACTGGATTTATCCACGGTGGTTCCGTCAATTGCAGGCCCCAAACGCCCTCAAGACCGCATTGCCTTAACAGATTCGAAAAGCTCGTTCCGCAGCGCCCTGTCTTCTTATGTCGAGCTGCCTGGCGGCAAACCGGTCGGCTACGATAAAGCGGTGGCCGAATCATTTCCAGCTTCCGACCCCCCGGCACAAGACAGCAAAACCGCGCGTGCGCCCACACCCACCGACCACACCGAGCACGCAGAAACCAACCCTGCAGCAGATTCAGCACCGGTCAAATTCGCCGACGGCACCGAGTGCCGGATTAATCACGGGGCCGTAGTTATTGCAGCCATTACCTCGTGCACCAACACCTCAAACCCGGCCGTCATGATCGCCGCCGCGCTATTGGCCAAGAAAGCAGTTGAAAAAGGCCTTAAGCGCAAACCGTGGGTTAAAACCAGTCTGGCACCGGGATCGCGCGTCGTCACCGATTACTACGAACGCGCAGGGCTCACCCCGTACCTGAACGAACTGGGCTTTAATTTGGTGGGCTACGGTTGCACAACCTGTATCGGCAACTCCGGGCCGCTGATCCCCGAAGTCAGTGAAACGATCACGAAAAATGACCTTTCCGTCGCATCAGTATTGTCGGGCAATCGCAACTTCGAAGGGCGAATTCACCCTGAAGTGAAAATGAACTACCTTATGTCGCCCCCACTGGTTGTAGCTTATGCCCTGGCAGGCACGATGGATCTGGATATGTACCGGGAACCCATTGGCCGGGATCACGACGGCAAAGACGTTTACTTAAAAGATATTTGGCCCTCCACCAGTGAAGTGCAAGCCGTTATTGACCAAGCTATCGCCGAAGACATGTACGCCACAGGTTACCGTGACGTATTCGCAGGCGATGAACGCTGGCAGGCATTGCCTACCCCATCGGGCCAATTGTTCGACTGGGACACACACTCTACTTATGTGCGCAAACCGCCTTACTTCGAGAATATGCCTCGCCGACCAGGTGCGGTTTCCGACATCAAAAACGCGCGTGTGCTGGCATTACTGGGAGACTCCGTCACAACCGACCACATCAGCCCGGCCGGTTCTATCGCCAAAAACTCCCCAGCTGCACAATACTTGAAGGAACATGGCGTTGAGCCTGCCGACTTCAACTCTTATGGCTCACGCCGCGGCAACCACGAGGTCATGATCCGCGGCACGTTTGCCAACGTACGTTTGCGTAACCAGCTTGCACCGGAAACCGAAGGCGGGTACACGCGTGATTTCACGCGGACTGAAGGGCCCGTCACCACAATTTACGACGCATCACGCAACTATCTGCAAGCAAATACACCACTGGTGATTCTTGCCGGTAAAGAGTATGGTTCGGGCTCATCGCGAGACTGGGCTGCGAAAGGCACGGTTCTACTGGGTGTACGCGCCGTTATTGCTGAATCATATGAACGCATCCACCGCTCTAACCTGCTGGGCATGGGTGTACTACCGCTTCAATTCCCCGATGGCCAAAGCGTCGAAACGCTTGGGCTGACCGGCGAAGAAAATTTCGATATTTCAGGCATCGAGGCCTTGAATACCGACACCATTCCCAAGACTGTGACGGTCAAAGCGGGTAATGTGGAGTTTGAGGCTATTGTAAGAATTGATACCCCCAGCGAGGCGCAGTACTACCGCAACGGCGGCATCATGCAATATGTGTTACGCAACTTACTTGATTAA
- a CDS encoding TolC family outer membrane protein, giving the protein MGLATSIAVGQERAAPYETLGETVEKAIFTNPEVRAQFQTFIASLETQNFTRGDLLPSVDLQAQFGREQRANIPGSPSQNWTRHGYTLQLTQLLYDGQATANSIRQQGFEKLSAYYELLATTDSLATEAVNAYLDVQRFREMVQYAEENYAIHEKTMTLIRERQESGVGRGVDYEQAAGRLALAQSNLMQENNNLNDVVQRYRRIVGQYPPDVLSPPPDVSDKIPKEPPNFRSSLVENPSILSKQALVIAAKASREAAKGQFAPVVELRASTGRDRPQEDPTAHDIQTSNVQVVMSYNLYRGGSDSARVRQTAAQWYAARDVRDYTCRNLQQELSTAWNNIQRLRQQRPYLEGHEAAMEKVRVAAEQQFEIGQRSLLDLLDTSNELFDSRRALANGVYDLLQAEYRWIALSHRLLPVLGLSQPHEQSVPENTELSLPESSLDNCMTPTPDTRNLAPVKVTYRDDMQPPRISPLNTGVADDSSTLN; this is encoded by the coding sequence ATGGGTTTGGCCACGAGTATTGCCGTTGGTCAGGAGCGGGCTGCGCCCTACGAAACACTCGGGGAAACTGTGGAAAAAGCCATTTTCACTAACCCTGAAGTACGTGCACAGTTCCAGACATTCATTGCGTCTTTGGAAACACAAAACTTTACAAGAGGCGACCTCCTCCCGTCTGTGGATCTGCAGGCGCAGTTTGGGCGTGAACAACGCGCGAATATCCCTGGCAGTCCCTCTCAGAACTGGACACGTCACGGCTACACATTGCAGCTCACTCAACTTCTTTACGATGGGCAGGCAACCGCCAACAGCATTCGACAACAAGGTTTTGAAAAACTATCCGCCTATTACGAATTGCTGGCCACCACCGATAGTCTCGCAACAGAAGCCGTTAACGCATACCTGGATGTCCAGCGTTTTCGTGAAATGGTGCAATACGCCGAAGAGAATTACGCCATTCACGAAAAAACCATGACGCTTATCCGCGAACGACAGGAGTCCGGTGTTGGGCGCGGGGTCGACTATGAGCAGGCAGCCGGCCGTTTGGCCTTGGCACAGAGCAATCTGATGCAAGAAAACAACAATTTGAATGATGTTGTTCAGCGCTACCGACGAATAGTGGGTCAATACCCCCCCGACGTTTTATCGCCCCCTCCCGATGTATCGGACAAAATCCCCAAAGAGCCGCCCAATTTTCGATCTTCCCTGGTAGAAAACCCCAGCATTTTGTCGAAGCAGGCACTGGTTATCGCGGCCAAAGCCAGTCGTGAGGCGGCCAAAGGTCAATTTGCTCCTGTTGTAGAGCTTCGAGCGTCAACCGGGCGTGACCGGCCGCAGGAAGACCCCACTGCTCATGACATTCAGACATCGAATGTTCAAGTCGTCATGTCCTACAACCTTTATCGGGGCGGCAGCGATTCAGCGCGCGTGCGACAAACGGCAGCGCAATGGTACGCGGCGCGCGACGTGCGCGACTACACCTGCCGCAACCTGCAGCAGGAACTTTCCACGGCATGGAATAATATTCAGCGTCTGCGTCAACAGCGCCCCTACCTGGAAGGGCATGAGGCGGCTATGGAGAAAGTGCGGGTGGCGGCAGAGCAACAATTTGAAATCGGCCAGCGCTCACTGCTCGACCTGCTGGATACCTCAAATGAACTGTTTGATTCACGGCGTGCACTGGCAAACGGCGTGTATGATCTGCTGCAAGCCGAATATCGTTGGATAGCGCTTTCACATCGACTATTGCCTGTATTAGGCCTAAGCCAGCCACACGAACAAAGCGTGCCTGAAAATACGGAACTCAGCCTGCCCGAAAGCAGTCTGGATAATTGCATGACACCCACCCCAGACACACGCAATCTCGCCCCGGTCAAAGTCACTTACCGGGACGACATGCAACCGCCCCGCATCAGCCCATTAAACACCGGCGTTGCGGATGATTCATCAACGTTAAATTAA